One Azospirillum sp. B510 genomic window carries:
- the gap gene encoding type I glyceraldehyde-3-phosphate dehydrogenase, translating into MAVRVAINGFGRIGRLVLRAIYESGRKDVEVVAINDLADLKANAHLLKYDSVHGRFPGTIETGDGVLIVNGHAIKVVQERDPAKLPWKELGVEIAMECSGIFTKRADAAKHLEAGAQKVLISAPATDEDITVVYGVNHDKLTAEHKIVSNASCTTNCLAPVAFVLNNLVGIEKGFMTTIHSYTGDQRIVDTNHKDLHRARAAALNMIPTSTGAAKAVGKVLPELKGKLDGTAMRVPTPNVSVVDFKFTAKRATSVEEITKAIADAANGPLKGVLGAYTEDLVSTDFNHDPHSSIFALNETKVIDGNFVRIMTWYDNEWGFSNRMSDTAVAMANAK; encoded by the coding sequence ATGGCTGTACGGGTAGCGATCAACGGTTTTGGCCGCATCGGCCGTCTGGTTCTGCGCGCCATCTACGAGAGCGGCCGCAAGGACGTGGAGGTCGTGGCGATCAACGACCTGGCCGATCTGAAGGCGAACGCGCACCTGCTGAAGTACGACAGCGTCCATGGCCGCTTCCCCGGCACCATCGAGACCGGAGACGGCGTCCTGATCGTCAACGGCCATGCGATCAAGGTCGTCCAGGAGCGTGACCCGGCCAAGCTGCCGTGGAAGGAACTCGGCGTCGAGATCGCCATGGAATGCTCGGGCATCTTCACCAAGCGGGCCGACGCCGCCAAGCATCTGGAAGCCGGCGCGCAGAAGGTGCTGATCTCGGCCCCGGCCACCGACGAGGACATCACGGTCGTCTATGGCGTCAACCACGACAAGCTGACCGCCGAGCACAAGATCGTCTCCAACGCGTCCTGCACCACCAATTGCCTGGCCCCGGTGGCCTTCGTGCTGAACAATCTGGTCGGCATCGAAAAGGGCTTCATGACCACGATCCACTCCTACACGGGTGACCAGCGGATCGTCGACACCAACCACAAGGACCTGCACCGCGCCCGCGCGGCGGCCCTGAACATGATCCCGACCTCGACCGGTGCGGCCAAGGCGGTCGGCAAGGTTCTGCCGGAGCTGAAGGGCAAGCTGGACGGCACCGCCATGCGGGTGCCGACGCCGAACGTGTCGGTCGTCGATTTCAAGTTCACCGCCAAGCGCGCCACCTCGGTCGAGGAGATCACCAAGGCGATCGCCGACGCCGCCAACGGCCCGCTGAAGGGCGTGCTGGGCGCCTACACCGAGGATCTGGTCTCGACCGACTTCAACCATGATCCGCACAGCTCGATCTTCGCGCTGAACGAGACCAAGGTCATCGACGGCAACTTCGTCCGCATCATGACCTGGTACGACAACGAGTGGGGCTTCTCCAACCGCATGAGCGACACCGCCGTCGCGATGGCGAACGCCAAGTAA
- the tkt gene encoding transketolase, whose protein sequence is MSADSAQPSLHTMASAIRALSMDAVEAAKSGHPGMPMGMADVATVLFTQFLKFDPKNPTWPDRDRFVLSAGHGSMLLYSLAYLTGYERMTIDEIKRFRQLHSLTPGHPEVDPSLGIEMTTGPLGQGVSTAVGMALAERITNARFGDALIDHYTYVIASDGDLMEGVSHEACSLAGHLGLNRLIVLWDDNHISIDGTTDLSFTDDTQARFRSYGWNTIAVDGHDTDAVSKAIAQARTSTDKPTLIACRTIIGKGAPNKANSHACHGSPLGADEIAATRAAIGWSHEPFVVPADVLSAWRAAGTRSAGAHAGWADRRAALTAEAGKAFDEAFGHGVPSALADTIVAFKRKVSAEKPSWATRVASGNTLEVLVPAIPEMIGGSADLTPSNNTKVKNTADVKGKGEFAGRYVRYGVREHGMATLMNGMTLHGGVIPYGGTFMQFADYCRPAIRLAALMKQRTIFVMTHDSIGLGEDGPTHQPVEHLAALRAIPNLLVLRPADAVETAECWQIALEATGSPSVLALTRQNVPTLRTEHTAENRSARGAYVIVEAEGERKATILATGSEVSLAVEARKALQAQGIGTAVVSMPSWELFERQDDAYRASVLGTGVRVGVEAAIRLGWDRWLGDKGAFVGMAGFGESAPYQELYKHFGITAEAVVDAVKARL, encoded by the coding sequence ATGTCCGCTGATTCCGCCCAGCCCTCCCTCCACACGATGGCCAGCGCGATCCGCGCGCTCTCCATGGACGCGGTCGAGGCCGCGAAGTCCGGCCACCCCGGCATGCCGATGGGCATGGCCGACGTCGCCACGGTCCTCTTCACCCAGTTCCTGAAGTTCGATCCGAAGAACCCGACCTGGCCCGACCGCGACCGCTTCGTCCTGTCGGCCGGCCACGGCTCGATGCTGCTGTATTCGCTGGCCTATCTGACCGGCTACGAGCGGATGACGATCGACGAGATCAAGCGCTTCCGCCAGCTGCACAGCCTGACCCCCGGCCATCCGGAGGTGGACCCCAGCCTCGGCATCGAGATGACCACCGGGCCGCTCGGCCAGGGCGTCTCCACCGCCGTCGGCATGGCGCTGGCGGAGCGGATCACCAACGCCCGCTTCGGCGATGCGCTGATCGACCATTACACCTACGTCATCGCGTCGGACGGCGACCTGATGGAGGGCGTCAGCCACGAGGCCTGCTCGCTGGCCGGCCATCTCGGGCTGAACCGCCTGATCGTGCTGTGGGACGACAACCACATCTCCATCGACGGCACGACCGACCTCAGCTTCACCGACGACACCCAGGCGCGTTTCCGCTCCTATGGCTGGAACACCATCGCCGTCGACGGCCACGACACCGACGCGGTGTCGAAGGCCATCGCCCAGGCGCGGACCTCCACCGACAAGCCGACGCTGATCGCCTGCCGCACCATCATCGGCAAGGGTGCGCCGAACAAGGCCAACAGCCACGCCTGCCACGGCTCGCCGCTGGGCGCCGACGAGATCGCCGCGACCCGCGCCGCCATCGGCTGGAGCCATGAGCCCTTCGTCGTTCCCGCCGACGTGCTGTCGGCCTGGCGCGCCGCCGGGACCCGCAGCGCCGGCGCCCATGCCGGCTGGGCCGATCGCCGCGCCGCCCTGACCGCCGAGGCCGGCAAGGCCTTCGACGAGGCGTTCGGCCATGGCGTGCCCTCCGCGCTCGCCGACACCATCGTCGCCTTCAAGCGGAAGGTCAGCGCCGAGAAGCCGAGCTGGGCGACCCGCGTCGCCTCCGGCAACACGCTGGAGGTGCTGGTCCCGGCGATTCCGGAGATGATCGGCGGCTCCGCCGACCTGACCCCGTCGAACAACACCAAGGTCAAGAACACCGCCGACGTGAAGGGCAAGGGCGAGTTCGCCGGCCGCTACGTCCGCTACGGCGTGCGCGAGCATGGCATGGCGACGCTGATGAACGGCATGACGCTGCATGGCGGCGTCATCCCCTATGGCGGCACCTTCATGCAGTTCGCCGACTATTGCCGCCCGGCGATCCGTCTGGCCGCGCTGATGAAGCAGCGCACCATCTTCGTCATGACCCACGACTCGATCGGTCTGGGCGAGGACGGCCCGACCCACCAGCCGGTCGAGCATCTGGCGGCGCTGCGCGCCATCCCCAACCTGCTGGTGCTGCGCCCGGCCGACGCGGTCGAGACCGCCGAATGCTGGCAGATCGCGCTGGAAGCCACCGGCAGCCCGTCGGTGCTGGCGCTGACCCGCCAGAACGTCCCCACCCTGCGCACCGAGCATACGGCCGAGAACCGCAGCGCCCGCGGCGCCTACGTGATCGTCGAGGCCGAGGGCGAACGCAAGGCCACCATCCTCGCCACCGGCTCGGAAGTGTCGCTGGCGGTGGAGGCCCGCAAGGCCTTGCAGGCCCAGGGCATCGGCACCGCCGTGGTGTCCATGCCGAGCTGGGAGCTGTTCGAGCGCCAGGACGACGCCTACAGGGCGTCGGTGCTCGGCACCGGCGTGCGCGTCGGCGTCGAGGCGGCGATCCGTCTCGGCTGGGACCGCTGGCTGGGCGACAAGGGTGCCTTCGTCGGCATGGCCGGCTTCGGCGAATCGGCGCCCTACCAGGAACTCTACAAGCACTTCGGCATCACCGCCGAAGCGGTGGTCGACGCCGTCAAGGCGCGTCTGTAA